Below is a window of Desmonostoc muscorum LEGE 12446 DNA.
CAAAAGTTCTGATTATTAACTACAGGTAATTGAACACTCACAGTAGTTCCTGTTAAAAGGTCAGAAGAGATTAATAGTTCTCCATTATGAGCATTGACGATGCGTTTGGTAATAGCAAGCCCTAGCCCAGTACCACAAGGTTTTGTCGAGAAGAATGGCGTAGCAAGCTTGTCAATAACTTCCGATGGAATTGGTTCGCCGCCATTTAGAACATTAATACAAATTTTACCTGTACGGGAAAAGTCTATCGTCCATTTAATAATATCTCCTGGTGCAACTGCTTCACAAGCATTGCGAACAATATTGATAAATACTTGTTTAAGTTTGTCTTTATCACCCAAAATTTTTACCGTAGGCGATGCTGGAATAAATTCAATTTGCCGTTCCACAGCTTTTGGCATTTGACGAATAGGTACAAGTAACTCACCAATGAATTCATTTACGTCCAATTCACAAAGTTGCAAAACTTGGGGTTTAGCGTAGAGTAAAATTTCACTCAATAAACGTTCTAGACGACTAGCTTCACTGAGTGCTAACGCTAATCGTTCTTGAGCAGATTCAGTGAGAATCGTTTTTCGGAAATACTTTAATCCCATGATCATTGTAGTCAAAGGATTACGAATTTCATGGACAATAATAGCAGCAAATTCACCAATAGCTGCTAGTCGTTCTTGTTCTACAAGTTTGGCTTGGGCTGCTCGTAATTCTGTCGTGCGTTTTTCTACTTCAGCTTCCAGAATATGATTAAATTGACACTGTTGCTGATATAGATGATAGTGGTCGATCGCAGTCGCTGCTCTTTCTGCAAATAACTCCACAATTTGGATTTCATCACCAGAAAACTCCCGTGGCTGGCGATGAAAAGAACAAATAGTACCAAATACTTGACCCTCTGAAGTTTGCAGCGGTATCCCCAGATATGCTCGATAACCAGAGGCCGGTTTGCCGTACTCTGGATTAGCCACAGCATCTTTAACTGCTAATGTCCGCCCAATCTGCAAAACTGTAGCAATTAATCGACCATGCAAAGCGTAAACACGGGGCGCATCTTCCGCCATTTCCAAACTACTTGCGAGAACAGTTTCAAACCCCTCTTGGCAAAAAGTAACAACTGTCCAATCTACTCTAATTAATTCGCTGACTCCACAGGCAATGTTGTGCAAATAGCTTCCCAGTTCACCAGTTCGATAGTTCAAAGAAGACAAACGTGCTATGATTTGTCGCTCACGCTGCCAAGTTTGGTTGTGCAAAAAAGCTTCGTCATCACTGGTTTTGCTCATGGATGCATATTGCATGACTTAAAAAAATAACTTTGAAAAAGAATTCAGAATTCAGAATTCAGAATTCAGAATGGGCTACGCCCCGTTGCGCTAACAGAAGTAAAACAGGCTTTACGCCAGGGTTTGAGAGGAATATTTGTGTACTTCGCTTTTCTTGAAATCTGGTGTAAGTTTTCATTTAAATCGCAGATGTTTTGAGGGCACAGCATTGCTGTGCCCCTACAGCATGGGGTATCTACCTGAAAATAACTGTCAGTAAAAATTCCGGTTAGTTTGATAGAAAGATTTTACTAAAAAAATTCTATTTGTATACAACCAAATTGTGAAATTTTACTTAAATTAAACAAACAAATACTCTTATTAGCACTCAAACATAACAATCACAAGTTGAGAATTCAAAACCACAGAACCCCGACTTTTTTAAAAGTTAGGGTTCTTGTTGATAAATAATTTAATTTTTGCAGGCGATCGCTACTTAACTTACTTCACTTCATTGGGTTCAAACTTTGTCACTTTACCTTTCTTAATAGCGACAATTACATCATAAGTTGAACAGTAAGAAAATGTAACATCATTAGCTTTGTTGTAAAGATTAACTACATGACCTGCTCCACCTGGTTGGATACCAATTGGCTCTAGGTCACCAAAAAAGAAACGACGCAGTTGATCGCCACTACCAAATTGACCTTTACTCTTAGTGAGCAAGTCTAGTTTTTGTGAGATAGAGAATTCTTCGGCTGCTGATGCTTGAACTAATGAGGGATTAATCGCCTTGAGTGGCGCATCCCAAACTGTGAAAAAACCAACCAAAGCTACACTTGTAAGTAGTGGTGCGAGTTTCATTTGTTACTCCTGAAGTTTGATTTATCCCGAACAACCAAAGCATCGCAGTTGGGACTGAACCGGAACTGAAACTAAAGCAGTATTTTGATGAATTTATTCCTGAAGAAAATTTAGTGAATTCTCAGCATTTTTTCAGGGAAGAATGGTAGCTGAAAGTCACAGCATAAATTAAGTATTTTTTCAGCAAAACCTCATTCTGAAGTGGAATAGAGCAAATTAATATAATTAACAATGCTTTGATTGCGGTGATGTTATTGTGACTAGACCCAACAGACTACCTCGCCTAATTCCAAAAACAATTTCCGGACAAACATATCTCTGGCTAGCAATGCTCATTTTTGCAGCGTCTAATGCAGTCACCCGCAAGCTTACAGAAATTGGTGCCCAACATTTTATGGGTGGTCGCAATCCGATTTCTTTGTGTAATGTTTTGTTTGTAGGCAATCTGTGTGCCTTGATACTTTTAATTTTAATCTATGGGCGACAGTGGAACAAAACGACTTTGAAGCAGCTTTCCAAAAAGGATTGGGTCACTCTAACAGCAGTAGCTATTTTATCAGGAGCGATCGCCCCTGGCTTATTTTTCCAAGCACTGGCACTCACAGGGGTGAACAATATTATCTTGATTGGACGCTTAGAACCACCGCTAACTCTGGCTTTATCGATTTGGTTATTGGGTGAAGGGGTACATCTTTGGGAAATTGCAGGAGCGATCGCAGCCTTTGTTGGCGTTATCCTAACTATTATCCTCCAACCCCCACAGGAAGCGATGATGAATATGGGAGGTTTGAGTTTAGGTATCGGAGAACTTTTAGCAATAGCAGGATCGGTGGCCATATCTGCTTCTACGATTATTGCCAAGAAATACCTTTCGCAGATCCCAGTAGGAATCTATAGTATTTTTCGCACTGCACTAGGAACCGTAATCTTTTTCTTTATTGCTTTAGTCCTCTATGGCAAGGATCATTTTGCTGATGTCCTCTCACCATTTCTCTGGCAGTGGATGTTTTTATATGGTGGGTTGATTGTAGTAGTGGGTCAATCATTCTGGATTAAAGGCTTGAAAAGTTCCACTGTATCTATGGCTTCCTTAATTGGCTCATTTAGCCCAATTGCAGGCATCCTAGCAGCCTATCTAATTTTAGGTGAAGTTCCTACCTTAGCTCAATATATTGGCGGTAGCTTGATTTTAGTAGGCATATTTCTGAGCCACCTTGGCATTAGGCGTAAGACTCATAGCAGAGTTGCCTCTGCCAAGGTCAATTCTATGCAAGCACAACAACAGGTAGAAACTAATATGGGATTTAAGGGCATTTAAATTCATTGGGCATTTAAATTCATTGGTCATTAGTCATTAGTCATTTGGCATTGGTTATTCCCCGCGTCTCCCCACGCTCCCCACCTCCCCACTCTTCACAGCTGCACTAGCTATGTCAAAATGAAGATACCCGATATCTCCAGGTGAGCGATCGCTCAATCAAGCAAGATTAAAGGATTGACCTGAGTAATGGCAGAAGAACCAAATCACAATGAAACCGGAGAAGTAGCTCCCAGCACTGTTGACAAGCAGGCTCCCAGTGTCGCCGAAGAGAACGCTCCTAGTACAAACTCACCCGAAGCGACAGACATCCCTACTGCCAACACGCCAGATCCTAAACCAGCTGCGGCCTCAACCAAGCGAGAAAAACCCGCCGCCGCAACAGCAGAAGAAAAACCCGCCGCCGCCAA
It encodes the following:
- a CDS encoding DMT family transporter, with the translated sequence MTRPNRLPRLIPKTISGQTYLWLAMLIFAASNAVTRKLTEIGAQHFMGGRNPISLCNVLFVGNLCALILLILIYGRQWNKTTLKQLSKKDWVTLTAVAILSGAIAPGLFFQALALTGVNNIILIGRLEPPLTLALSIWLLGEGVHLWEIAGAIAAFVGVILTIILQPPQEAMMNMGGLSLGIGELLAIAGSVAISASTIIAKKYLSQIPVGIYSIFRTALGTVIFFFIALVLYGKDHFADVLSPFLWQWMFLYGGLIVVVGQSFWIKGLKSSTVSMASLIGSFSPIAGILAAYLILGEVPTLAQYIGGSLILVGIFLSHLGIRRKTHSRVASAKVNSMQAQQQVETNMGFKGI
- a CDS encoding GAF domain-containing sensor histidine kinase; protein product: MSKTSDDEAFLHNQTWQRERQIIARLSSLNYRTGELGSYLHNIACGVSELIRVDWTVVTFCQEGFETVLASSLEMAEDAPRVYALHGRLIATVLQIGRTLAVKDAVANPEYGKPASGYRAYLGIPLQTSEGQVFGTICSFHRQPREFSGDEIQIVELFAERAATAIDHYHLYQQQCQFNHILEAEVEKRTTELRAAQAKLVEQERLAAIGEFAAIIVHEIRNPLTTMIMGLKYFRKTILTESAQERLALALSEASRLERLLSEILLYAKPQVLQLCELDVNEFIGELLVPIRQMPKAVERQIEFIPASPTVKILGDKDKLKQVFINIVRNACEAVAPGDIIKWTIDFSRTGKICINVLNGGEPIPSEVIDKLATPFFSTKPCGTGLGLAITKRIVNAHNGELLISSDLLTGTTVSVQLPVVNNQNF